In the genome of Rhizobium rhizogenes, one region contains:
- a CDS encoding divergent polysaccharide deacetylase family protein: MPSDLRKPLLGRQKKSAGINRRFSVIMVLSALAVLSIGGLSVYTALSPGNLQKTASGPETAAPLATKVPETAVAEQVAGENAGLQTQSGRSGANINRATMPDGNVVSVYSPRPRDGEGPVLMSGQTYGQDPRMAMRPNEELLEETAFGRLPVVGADGLRPMEQYARPWSGARGTRVAIVVGGLGLSQTGSQKAIRELPPEVTLGFAASGNSLQRWMQEARREGHEILLQIPLEPFGYPGTNPGPDTLLAGDPAKVNLDRLHRSMAKITNYTGIMNYLGGRFLAEQAALEPVMRDIGKRGLLFLDDGSSAQSLSGGIAKAISAPQGFADILLDGEVTEASILRKLDELERIARRNGQAIGVASAFDESIAAISKWSREAGGRGVEIVGVSALVSEPAGQ, encoded by the coding sequence TTGCCTTCGGACCTGCGAAAACCGCTTCTGGGTCGTCAGAAAAAAAGCGCCGGTATCAACCGGCGCTTTTCCGTCATTATGGTTTTGTCTGCGCTTGCGGTTCTTTCGATCGGCGGCCTTTCCGTCTATACGGCGCTTTCGCCCGGCAACCTGCAGAAGACGGCCTCCGGGCCTGAGACGGCGGCGCCGCTGGCTACAAAGGTGCCTGAGACAGCAGTTGCCGAACAGGTTGCCGGCGAAAATGCAGGCCTGCAGACGCAAAGCGGTCGTTCCGGCGCCAATATCAATCGCGCAACCATGCCGGATGGCAATGTGGTATCCGTTTATTCTCCCCGGCCCCGTGACGGCGAGGGGCCGGTGCTAATGAGTGGGCAGACCTATGGCCAGGATCCGCGCATGGCCATGCGCCCCAATGAAGAGCTGCTGGAAGAGACTGCGTTCGGCAGGCTGCCCGTCGTTGGTGCAGATGGCCTGCGACCGATGGAACAATATGCCCGGCCATGGTCCGGCGCGCGCGGCACCCGGGTGGCGATCGTGGTCGGCGGTCTCGGCCTCAGCCAGACTGGTTCGCAAAAAGCGATCCGGGAATTGCCGCCGGAGGTGACGCTTGGTTTTGCCGCGAGCGGCAACAGCCTGCAGCGGTGGATGCAGGAAGCGCGCCGTGAGGGGCATGAAATCCTTCTCCAGATACCGCTGGAGCCTTTCGGTTATCCCGGCACCAATCCCGGGCCGGACACGTTGCTGGCCGGCGATCCGGCCAAGGTCAATCTTGACCGGCTGCATCGCTCAATGGCGAAGATCACCAATTATACCGGCATCATGAATTATCTCGGTGGACGCTTTCTGGCCGAGCAGGCGGCGCTGGAGCCGGTGATGCGCGATATCGGCAAACGCGGTCTGCTGTTTCTGGATGACGGTTCCTCGGCGCAGTCGCTGAGCGGCGGAATTGCAAAGGCCATCTCCGCCCCACAGGGATTTGCCGATATTCTGCTCGATGGTGAAGTAACCGAAGCTTCCATCTTGCGCAAGCTGGACGAGCTGGAGCGCATTGCCCGCCGCAATGGCCAGGCAATTGGTGTCGCATCGGCCTTTGATGAGAGTATTGCGGCGATCTCCAAATGGTCGCGTGAAGCCGGGGGCCGCGGCGTCGAGATTGTCGGCGTTTCTGCGCTTGTTTCGGAGCCGGCGGGGCAGTAA
- a CDS encoding S41 family peptidase, with protein sequence MIRKVSLLLIGGLMGATAMSVIYSASMPAQAAGPSTYKELSIFGDVFERVRAQYVTPPDDEKLVENAINGMLSSLDPHSSFMNAKDANDMRTQTKGEFGGLGIEVTMENELVKVISPMDDTPASRAGILAGDFISEIDGTPVRGLKLEQAVEKMRGAVKTPIKLTIIRQGADKPLDITVVRDVIAVRAVKSRVEGDNVGYLRVISFTEKTYDDLEKAIKKIKADVPADKLKGYVLDLRLNPGGLLDQAINVSDAFLERGEVVSTRGRNPDETRRFNATAGDLTDGKPVIVLVNGGSASASEIVAGALQDLRRATVVGTRSFGKGSVQTIIPLGEAGALRLTTALYYTPSGKSIQGTGIEPDIKVEQPLPPELQGRVTSEGESSLSGHIKGQSETDEGSGSSAYVPPEAKDDIQLNYALDLLRGVKTDPSFPPNPDKAVVNKQ encoded by the coding sequence ATGATTCGTAAGGTTTCGCTTCTCCTTATCGGTGGGCTTATGGGCGCCACGGCGATGAGCGTGATTTATTCGGCGAGCATGCCGGCACAGGCGGCCGGGCCTTCGACCTACAAGGAACTGTCGATCTTTGGCGACGTGTTCGAGCGCGTGCGCGCACAATATGTGACGCCACCCGATGACGAGAAGCTGGTTGAAAATGCCATCAACGGCATGCTCAGCTCTCTCGATCCGCATTCCAGCTTCATGAATGCCAAGGATGCCAACGACATGCGCACCCAGACAAAGGGTGAATTCGGCGGTCTCGGCATCGAAGTGACCATGGAGAACGAGCTCGTCAAGGTGATCTCGCCGATGGACGATACGCCGGCTTCGCGTGCGGGTATCCTTGCCGGTGACTTCATTTCGGAAATCGACGGCACGCCCGTTCGTGGTCTCAAGCTCGAACAGGCCGTCGAAAAGATGCGCGGCGCTGTCAAGACGCCTATCAAGCTGACGATCATCCGTCAGGGCGCCGACAAGCCGCTCGATATCACCGTCGTGCGCGATGTCATTGCCGTGCGGGCGGTCAAGTCCCGTGTCGAGGGTGACAATGTCGGTTATCTGCGGGTCATCTCCTTTACCGAGAAGACCTATGACGATCTCGAAAAGGCGATCAAGAAGATCAAGGCGGATGTGCCGGCCGACAAGCTGAAGGGCTATGTGCTTGACCTGCGCCTTAACCCGGGTGGCCTGCTCGATCAGGCGATCAACGTTTCCGACGCTTTCCTTGAGCGCGGTGAAGTCGTTTCGACCCGCGGCCGTAATCCCGACGAGACACGCCGCTTCAACGCGACGGCAGGCGATCTGACCGACGGCAAGCCGGTGATCGTCCTCGTCAACGGCGGTTCGGCTTCGGCTTCGGAAATCGTTGCCGGCGCCCTGCAGGATCTGCGTCGTGCGACCGTGGTCGGTACGCGTTCCTTCGGCAAGGGATCCGTTCAGACGATCATTCCGCTCGGTGAGGCAGGTGCGCTGCGTCTGACCACGGCGCTTTATTACACGCCGTCGGGCAAGTCGATCCAGGGAACGGGCATCGAGCCGGACATCAAGGTGGAACAGCCGTTGCCGCCGGAATTGCAGGGCCGTGTCACCTCTGAGGGCGAATCCAGCCTTTCCGGCCATATCAAGGGCCAGAGCGAGACCGATGAAGGTTCGGGCTCCTCCGCCTATGTGCCGCCGGAAGCCAAGGACGATATCCAGCTCAATTATGCGCTGGACCTGTTGCGCGGCGTCAAGACGGATCCGTCCTTCCCGCCGAACCCGGACAAGGCTGTGGTCAACAAGCAGTAA
- a CDS encoding MFS transporter yields MTVPSQNAETVVAKRGIWGWVMFDWAAQPFFTVVTTFVFGPYFVARLTDDPISAQATWSNMATVSSIIIALFSPILGSIADQSGARKPWIAFFAVIKIVSLFLLWFAAPGSPIILPIICMILASIAAEFSIVFNDSMMPRLTNPQNVGRISNLAWGLGYLGGMVVLIAVVTLLAASPQTGLTIAGIKPLFGLDPAIGEDARITGPLAALWYLIFILPMFLLTPDAEKGLPFKAAIRSGLGELKITLRELRYRPVLLRFLIARMLYQDGVNGVLILGGAFAAGMFGWATMEIGLFGILLNVVAIAGCFAAGRVDQKLGSRITILISLVLLLLATLGIVSTEKGSTLFGWIQLSTVDNGGIFATGAEKAYLLYGVLIGLAFGPVQASSRSYLARNITVAEAGRYFGIYALSGRATSFMATLSFSIATYISGSAHIGMATLIVFLGAGFLLLLRVPERAAS; encoded by the coding sequence ATGACTGTCCCCTCCCAAAACGCGGAAACAGTGGTTGCCAAACGCGGCATCTGGGGCTGGGTCATGTTCGACTGGGCGGCGCAGCCGTTTTTCACCGTCGTCACCACCTTCGTTTTCGGGCCTTATTTCGTCGCCCGGCTCACCGATGATCCGATTTCGGCACAGGCGACATGGAGCAATATGGCGACGGTCTCCTCGATCATCATCGCCCTCTTCTCGCCCATCCTCGGCTCCATCGCTGATCAATCCGGCGCGCGCAAGCCGTGGATCGCCTTTTTTGCCGTCATCAAGATCGTCAGCCTTTTCTTATTGTGGTTTGCGGCGCCGGGTTCCCCGATCATCCTGCCGATCATCTGCATGATCCTCGCCTCGATCGCGGCGGAATTCTCGATTGTCTTCAACGATTCCATGATGCCGCGACTGACCAACCCGCAAAATGTCGGGCGCATTTCCAATCTCGCCTGGGGGCTGGGTTATCTCGGCGGCATGGTAGTGCTGATTGCGGTGGTGACACTTCTGGCCGCGAGCCCGCAGACCGGGCTGACCATCGCCGGCATCAAGCCGCTCTTCGGTCTCGACCCCGCAATCGGTGAGGACGCCAGAATAACCGGCCCGCTCGCAGCACTCTGGTATCTCATCTTCATATTACCGATGTTTCTGTTGACCCCGGACGCCGAAAAGGGCCTGCCGTTCAAGGCCGCGATCCGTTCAGGGCTGGGGGAGCTAAAAATCACGCTCCGCGAGCTGCGCTACCGCCCCGTGCTTTTGCGGTTCCTGATCGCACGCATGCTCTATCAGGACGGCGTCAATGGCGTTCTCATACTCGGCGGCGCCTTTGCCGCCGGCATGTTCGGCTGGGCGACGATGGAAATCGGCCTCTTCGGCATTCTCCTCAACGTCGTCGCCATCGCGGGCTGTTTTGCCGCCGGGCGCGTCGATCAGAAACTCGGTTCGCGCATCACCATCCTCATCAGTCTGGTGCTCCTGCTGCTGGCCACGCTCGGCATCGTCTCCACGGAAAAGGGATCGACCCTGTTCGGCTGGATACAATTATCCACGGTAGACAATGGCGGCATCTTCGCCACCGGCGCGGAAAAGGCCTATCTGCTCTATGGCGTGCTGATCGGCCTCGCCTTCGGCCCCGTTCAGGCCTCGTCACGCTCTTATCTCGCCCGCAATATCACCGTGGCGGAAGCCGGCCGCTATTTCGGCATCTACGCGCTTTCCGGGCGCGCCACGAGTTTCATGGCGACGCTGTCGTTTTCCATAGCGACCTATATAAGCGGCTCCGCCCATATTGGCATGGCCACGCTCATCGTGTTCCTGGGAGCTGGATTCCTGCTGCTGCTGCGCGTGCCTGAACGCGCCGCAAGTTGA
- the phbB gene encoding acetoacetyl-CoA reductase, with amino-acid sequence MSRVALISGGTSGIGAAIARALQAAGYRVAVNYAFTTDRAEAFQKETGIPAYQWDVRDYDACANGIAKVEETFGPVEILVNNAGITRDAMFHKMSPQQWREVIDTNLTGVFNMTHPVWPGMRDRGFGRIVNISSINGQKGQAGQTNYSASKAGDIGFTKALAQEGASRNITVNAICPGYIGTEMVRAIPEKVLAERIVPQIPVGRLGEPEEIARCVLFLVSDEAGFITGSTMTANGGQYFA; translated from the coding sequence ATGAGCCGGGTTGCGTTGATTTCCGGCGGGACAAGCGGCATAGGCGCCGCGATTGCCCGCGCCCTGCAGGCAGCCGGCTACCGGGTGGCCGTCAACTACGCGTTCACGACGGACCGGGCGGAAGCCTTCCAGAAGGAAACCGGCATCCCTGCATATCAGTGGGACGTACGCGACTATGACGCCTGCGCAAATGGCATCGCGAAGGTGGAAGAGACCTTCGGGCCGGTCGAAATCCTTGTCAACAATGCCGGCATCACCCGCGATGCCATGTTTCACAAGATGTCGCCGCAGCAGTGGCGCGAGGTGATCGATACCAACCTTACCGGCGTGTTCAACATGACACATCCCGTCTGGCCGGGCATGCGCGACCGCGGCTTCGGCCGTATCGTCAATATTTCCTCCATCAATGGCCAGAAGGGGCAGGCCGGCCAGACCAATTATTCCGCCTCGAAGGCAGGCGATATCGGCTTCACCAAGGCGCTCGCCCAGGAAGGCGCCAGCCGCAACATCACGGTCAACGCCATCTGCCCCGGTTATATCGGCACCGAGATGGTGAGAGCGATACCGGAGAAAGTCCTGGCTGAACGGATCGTGCCGCAGATTCCGGTCGGGCGGCTGGGTGAACCGGAGGAGATCGCCCGCTGCGTGCTGTTTCTGGTGTCAGACGAGGCCGGCTTCATAACCGGTTCCACGATGACGGCGAATGGCGGGCAATATTTCGCCTGA
- the bfr gene encoding bacterioferritin produces the protein MKGDKKVIERLNEALFLELGAVNQYWLHYRLLNDWGYTKLAKKERAESIEEMQHADKIIDRIIFLEGHPNLQTLAPLRIGQNVKEVLEADLAGEYDARTSYKKSRDICHEAGDYVSMKLFETLLIDEEGHIDFLETQLELLGKIGEEKYGQLNADSANEAE, from the coding sequence TTGAAAGGCGACAAAAAAGTCATCGAGCGGCTTAACGAGGCCCTTTTTCTCGAACTCGGCGCGGTGAACCAATATTGGCTTCATTACCGGCTGCTGAACGACTGGGGCTACACCAAGCTCGCAAAGAAGGAGCGCGCAGAATCCATCGAAGAGATGCAGCACGCCGACAAGATCATCGATCGTATCATCTTCCTTGAAGGTCATCCCAACCTTCAGACCCTTGCTCCCCTGCGCATCGGACAGAACGTCAAGGAAGTACTCGAGGCCGATCTGGCCGGTGAATACGACGCCCGCACCTCCTACAAGAAGTCCCGTGACATCTGTCACGAGGCCGGCGACTACGTCTCCATGAAGCTGTTCGAAACCCTGCTGATCGACGAGGAAGGCCATATCGACTTCCTCGAAACCCAGCTCGAACTGCTCGGCAAGATCGGCGAGGAAAAATACGGCCAGCTCAACGCCGATTCCGCCAACGAAGCGGAATAA
- the phaR gene encoding polyhydroxyalkanoate synthesis repressor PhaR has protein sequence MAKHDGETIIKKYANRRLYNTGTSTYVTLDDLAQMVKRGEDFKVQDAKSSEDITHAVLTQIIVEQEAKTGNTLLPTAFLRQLISYYGDQMQMVVPTFLEHSMKTFSDQQSQMQEHMAKAFGDGSLARNFQAPLQMMEEQIRRNTELFRQAMQGFTPFAMPQAPKETRKPNASEIDELKAQLRALQQKLDQL, from the coding sequence ATGGCGAAACACGACGGCGAAACAATCATTAAAAAATACGCCAACCGGCGGCTCTACAACACCGGCACCAGCACCTATGTGACGCTTGATGATCTGGCGCAGATGGTCAAGCGCGGCGAGGACTTCAAGGTCCAGGATGCCAAGTCGTCCGAAGATATTACCCATGCTGTCCTGACGCAGATCATCGTCGAACAGGAGGCCAAAACCGGCAATACGCTGTTGCCGACGGCGTTTCTGCGGCAGCTGATCTCCTATTACGGCGACCAGATGCAGATGGTCGTGCCGACCTTCCTCGAACATTCGATGAAGACGTTCTCCGACCAGCAGAGCCAGATGCAGGAGCATATGGCCAAGGCTTTTGGCGACGGCTCTCTTGCCCGCAATTTTCAGGCGCCGCTGCAAATGATGGAAGAGCAGATCCGCCGCAATACGGAACTGTTTCGGCAGGCGATGCAGGGTTTCACGCCTTTCGCAATGCCGCAGGCGCCCAAGGAAACCCGCAAGCCGAATGCATCCGAAATTGATGAGCTGAAGGCGCAGCTGCGCGCATTGCAGCAAAAGCTCGACCAGCTGTGA
- a CDS encoding acetyl-CoA C-acetyltransferase produces MTLPSIVIASAARTAVGSFNGHFANTPAHELGATVIGAVMERAGITANEVDEVILGQVLTAGEGQNPARQAAMKAGIPQEATAFGLNQLCGSGLRAVALGMQQIATGDANIVIAGGQESMSMAPHCAHLRSGVKMGDFKMIDTMLKDGLTDAFYGYHMGITAENIARQWQLSRDEQDQFAVASQNKAEAAQNAGRFTDEIVAFTVKGRKADIVIDADEHIRHGASLETMAKLRPAFDKEGTVTAGNASGLNDGAAAALLMSEQEAAKRGIKPLARIASWATAGVDPQIMGTGPIPASRKALAKAGWSINDIGLVEANEAFAAQSCAVVRELGLDPAIVNVNGGAIAIGHPIGASGARVLNTLIYEMRRRNVSKGLATLCIGGGMGVAMCIEAL; encoded by the coding sequence ATGACCCTGCCTTCAATCGTGATTGCCAGCGCTGCGCGCACCGCCGTCGGCTCTTTCAATGGCCATTTCGCCAATACGCCAGCCCATGAACTCGGGGCGACCGTTATCGGCGCGGTGATGGAACGTGCCGGCATCACGGCAAACGAAGTCGATGAAGTCATTCTCGGTCAGGTGCTGACGGCAGGCGAAGGGCAGAACCCGGCGCGGCAGGCGGCAATGAAGGCCGGCATTCCACAGGAGGCAACCGCCTTCGGCCTCAATCAGCTCTGCGGCTCCGGCCTGCGCGCCGTGGCCCTCGGCATGCAGCAGATCGCGACCGGCGACGCGAACATCGTCATTGCCGGCGGGCAGGAATCCATGTCCATGGCGCCTCACTGCGCCCATTTGCGCAGCGGCGTGAAGATGGGCGATTTCAAGATGATAGACACCATGCTCAAGGACGGTCTGACCGACGCCTTTTACGGTTACCACATGGGCATCACCGCCGAGAATATCGCCCGCCAATGGCAACTCTCCCGCGATGAACAGGATCAGTTCGCCGTCGCATCGCAAAACAAAGCCGAAGCGGCGCAGAACGCCGGCCGCTTTACGGACGAGATCGTCGCCTTCACGGTCAAAGGCCGCAAGGCCGATATCGTCATCGATGCTGACGAACATATCCGCCATGGAGCTTCGCTGGAAACCATGGCCAAGCTACGCCCCGCCTTTGACAAGGAGGGCACTGTCACGGCCGGCAATGCCTCCGGCCTGAATGATGGCGCAGCCGCCGCACTTTTGATGTCTGAACAGGAAGCCGCAAAACGCGGCATCAAGCCGCTGGCGCGCATCGCCTCCTGGGCAACGGCGGGCGTCGATCCCCAGATCATGGGCACCGGGCCCATTCCTGCCTCTCGCAAGGCGCTGGCCAAGGCCGGCTGGTCGATCAATGATATCGGCCTTGTGGAGGCCAACGAAGCCTTTGCCGCCCAATCCTGCGCAGTGGTGCGCGAGCTGGGCCTCGATCCGGCCATTGTCAACGTTAATGGTGGGGCAATCGCCATCGGCCATCCAATCGGTGCTTCCGGCGCACGCGTCCTGAACACGCTGATTTATGAGATGCGCCGCCGCAACGTATCGAAGGGCCTCGCAACACTCTGCATCGGCGGCGGCATGGGCGTCGCCATGTGCATCGAGGCGCTCTGA
- a CDS encoding RNA pyrophosphohydrolase: MTIKAEDLPYRPCAGIMVLNAEGLVWAGRRIREGNSEYDGSPQLWQMPQGGIDDGERPLTAAIRELYEETGMKSVTLLAEASDWIHYDLPPELIGTGLRGKYRGQAQRWFAFRFEGDESEIQIDPPPTGHTAEFDAWGWKPMESLPELIVPFKRAVYEKVVTEFRHLSGK; this comes from the coding sequence ATGACAATCAAAGCAGAAGATTTGCCTTACCGTCCCTGCGCGGGAATAATGGTTTTGAATGCCGAGGGCCTCGTCTGGGCTGGCCGGCGCATCCGGGAAGGCAATTCCGAATATGACGGCTCACCGCAATTGTGGCAGATGCCGCAGGGCGGCATTGACGATGGCGAACGGCCTTTGACAGCCGCCATTCGCGAGCTTTACGAAGAGACCGGAATGAAATCGGTGACGCTGCTGGCAGAAGCAAGCGACTGGATTCATTATGATCTGCCGCCCGAGTTGATCGGTACCGGGTTGAGAGGCAAATATCGCGGGCAGGCGCAGCGCTGGTTCGCCTTCCGCTTCGAAGGCGACGAAAGTGAAATCCAGATCGACCCGCCACCGACGGGACATACGGCTGAATTCGATGCCTGGGGCTGGAAGCCCATGGAAAGCCTGCCGGAACTGATCGTTCCGTTCAAGCGTGCTGTCTATGAGAAGGTGGTTACGGAGTTCCGTCACCTCTCCGGCAAATAA
- a CDS encoding bacterioferritin-associated ferredoxin, which yields MLVCSCNYITDHDIRDVINELLDEDCWQLIVPAKVYHAMEKRGRCCGCFPTVVDLIIKTTEEYHARRHSTEADVFDFMSRLKRFHEENRRADIERRQKSHRAA from the coding sequence ATGCTGGTTTGCAGCTGCAATTACATCACCGATCACGATATCCGGGACGTCATCAACGAACTCCTCGATGAGGACTGTTGGCAGCTGATTGTTCCTGCAAAAGTGTATCACGCCATGGAAAAACGCGGTCGCTGCTGCGGCTGTTTTCCGACCGTTGTCGACCTGATCATCAAGACCACCGAAGAATATCACGCCCGTCGCCACTCGACTGAGGCCGATGTTTTTGATTTTATGTCCCGCTTGAAGCGATTCCATGAAGAGAACAGGAGAGCGGACATTGAAAGGCGACAAAAAAGTCATCGAGCGGCTTAA